Proteins from a genomic interval of Candidatus Sericytochromatia bacterium:
- a CDS encoding glycosyltransferase family 4 protein, translating to MALDIALTVGSFDQRGGIERVTVDMAHAYARLGHRVTVYATSWDPRYAERFHFVRLHAPHRPAWLRTAFLPLSASARLARHDIIHVQGTSAWQGDLLTFHSVHAAWCEQSIQSDGALSVHGLAKRLHPFHRLTIAMEKRQVKTWQGLLHACSGEVAEELAHHYQAPSGRVFAQPWGVDTTLFRPDPEARARQRRAWGVPEDTPVLLLAANEFARKGLATILEALPAVQPHQPWLLVAGRDDPEPYRARIQALGLDARVRFLGSVAPETLYPAADAFVMPSSYEGWGLVVAEALACGVPVLASRFPASTALIQPAQNGFLLNSPRDATELAGRLNTLLTPDCLAHLRDQARASVMHLDWLRVGERLVELGQRGAQLRKAGGRMMSQP from the coding sequence ATGGCGCTCGACATCGCTCTGACCGTCGGTAGTTTCGACCAACGCGGCGGAATCGAACGCGTCACTGTCGACATGGCCCACGCCTATGCCCGCCTGGGGCACCGGGTGACCGTCTATGCGACGTCCTGGGACCCCCGTTACGCCGAGCGTTTCCATTTCGTTCGACTGCACGCCCCCCATCGTCCGGCCTGGCTCAGAACGGCATTTTTACCGCTCTCAGCTTCCGCGCGCCTTGCCCGCCACGACATCATTCACGTGCAGGGCACCAGTGCCTGGCAAGGTGACCTGCTCACCTTTCACTCGGTGCACGCCGCCTGGTGCGAGCAATCGATTCAATCGGACGGCGCCCTTTCCGTCCATGGACTGGCCAAGCGCCTCCACCCCTTTCATCGCTTGACGATTGCGATGGAAAAACGCCAGGTCAAGACCTGGCAAGGCCTGCTGCACGCCTGTTCAGGGGAGGTCGCTGAGGAACTGGCCCATCACTATCAGGCCCCCAGCGGACGCGTTTTCGCCCAACCCTGGGGCGTTGACACCACCTTGTTCCGGCCGGACCCCGAGGCGCGCGCGCGTCAGAGAAGGGCCTGGGGTGTACCGGAGGATACGCCCGTCCTGCTGCTGGCCGCGAATGAATTTGCGCGCAAGGGACTGGCCACCATCCTGGAAGCGCTCCCCGCGGTTCAACCTCATCAACCGTGGCTGCTGGTGGCGGGACGGGATGACCCTGAGCCGTATCGCGCCCGCATCCAGGCTCTGGGGCTCGACGCCCGCGTGCGTTTTCTCGGTAGCGTGGCCCCCGAAACGCTCTACCCCGCGGCTGACGCTTTCGTCATGCCCTCCAGCTACGAAGGCTGGGGCCTCGTGGTGGCAGAGGCCCTGGCCTGTGGCGTGCCGGTGCTGGCCTCACGATTCCCTGCCAGCACCGCGCTGATCCAGCCGGCCCAGAACGGCTTCCTCCTGAACAGCCCCCGCGATGCCACGGAGCTCGCTGGACGCCTCAATACCCTGCTGACGCCTGACTGCCTGGCCCACCTCCGGGACCAAGCCAGAGCCAGCGTGATGCACCTCGATTGGCTGCGGGTGGGGGAACGGCTGGTTGAGCTGGGGCAGCGAGGCGCCCAGCTCCGAAAGGCGGGAGGCCGCATGATGAGCCAACCTTGA
- a CDS encoding Ig-like domain-containing protein — protein sequence MRLLQVLLAASAVLISSCAGTGQNTMPAFNVQRGTITLAVDIPPEQGDISSVEFRVDGEVLAVDSQGPEFSVPFDTTKKADGIHFVEAVGNPGAAEVQLLKNSILVENAAPAPAPAAYRRAKLLMTPAR from the coding sequence ATGCGTCTGCTTCAAGTCCTGCTGGCTGCATCCGCTGTGTTGATTTCCAGTTGTGCCGGGACGGGGCAGAACACGATGCCTGCCTTCAATGTCCAGCGCGGCACGATCACATTGGCCGTCGACATCCCGCCCGAGCAAGGCGACATTTCTTCCGTCGAGTTTCGCGTGGATGGCGAGGTGCTGGCGGTGGATTCCCAGGGCCCAGAATTTTCGGTGCCGTTCGATACCACCAAGAAAGCCGATGGTATTCATTTCGTGGAGGCCGTCGGCAATCCAGGCGCGGCTGAAGTTCAGCTGCTCAAAAACAGCATCCTGGTTGAAAACGCAGCGCCGGCGCCGGCGCCGGCGGCTTATCGCCGGGCCAAACTGCTCATGACCCCCGCGCGTTGA
- a CDS encoding class I SAM-dependent rRNA methyltransferase, whose product MEPLIASVPPSPSAETGEAVDKVVLRKGREARVAAGHPWVFAGEVVRVPDRQADGQVVAVEDARGRLLGLGLANTQSNILVRLLTRQREPIDSAFFLRRVEEALLLRERYGRLSQGPEAAYRLIHGEADGLPGLIVDRYGDWLVVQALAFGMAQRLPMFAEILAKVCRVRGIYERSDAPVRTLEGLERRAGLLWGEAPPADLTIDEHGMKFLVDVENGQKTGFFLDQRLNRVRLRELVGGAKDVLNTFCYSGGFSIASALGGAERVLSVDISAEAIALAERNAAINGVASRCEWLAANAFDTLRELERAERRFDVVILDPPAFTKNKDSIPGAIRGYKDINLRAMRLLNPGGLLVTSSCSHHITPAMFSAIVAEAASDTRKRLRQLELRGPSPDHPVLPAAPETDYLKFLVAEVR is encoded by the coding sequence GTGGAACCTTTGATTGCCTCGGTGCCTCCCTCGCCGTCCGCTGAGACCGGCGAAGCGGTCGACAAGGTGGTGCTTCGCAAAGGGCGCGAGGCCCGCGTGGCGGCCGGGCACCCGTGGGTCTTTGCCGGCGAGGTCGTCCGGGTGCCGGACAGGCAGGCCGACGGGCAAGTGGTGGCCGTGGAAGACGCGCGGGGCCGCCTGTTGGGCCTGGGCCTGGCCAACACGCAATCCAACATCCTGGTCCGCTTGTTGACCCGTCAGCGGGAGCCCATCGACTCGGCGTTCTTCCTGAGACGGGTGGAGGAGGCCCTGCTGCTGCGGGAGCGCTATGGGCGTTTGTCGCAGGGGCCCGAGGCCGCCTACCGATTGATCCATGGCGAGGCGGACGGTTTGCCAGGCTTGATTGTCGACCGTTACGGAGACTGGCTGGTGGTCCAAGCGCTGGCGTTCGGGATGGCCCAACGCCTACCGATGTTTGCCGAGATCCTGGCCAAGGTGTGCCGGGTTCGTGGCATCTACGAACGCAGCGACGCCCCCGTCCGGACCTTGGAGGGGCTGGAACGGCGGGCAGGCTTGCTCTGGGGCGAAGCACCTCCCGCAGACCTGACCATCGATGAGCACGGGATGAAATTCCTGGTCGACGTGGAAAATGGCCAGAAGACCGGTTTTTTCCTGGACCAGCGACTCAATCGCGTGCGCCTTCGCGAGCTGGTCGGGGGGGCCAAGGATGTGTTGAACACCTTTTGCTATTCAGGTGGGTTCAGCATCGCCTCCGCCCTGGGAGGCGCGGAACGGGTACTGAGTGTCGATATTTCCGCCGAGGCGATCGCCCTGGCCGAACGCAATGCCGCGATCAACGGAGTAGCTTCGCGCTGCGAGTGGCTGGCGGCCAATGCGTTCGATACCTTGCGGGAGCTCGAGCGGGCCGAACGCCGTTTTGACGTGGTGATTCTGGATCCCCCCGCCTTTACCAAGAACAAGGATTCCATCCCGGGTGCCATCCGAGGCTACAAGGACATCAACCTCCGCGCCATGCGCCTGTTGAATCCGGGAGGTCTGCTCGTGACCAGCTCCTGCTCCCACCACATCACCCCGGCCATGTTCAGCGCCATCGTGGCAGAGGCGGCCTCGGATACCCGCAAACGACTGCGACAACTGGAACTGCGAGGTCCCTCGCCCGATCACCCGGTGCTGCCTGCAGCCCCCGAAACGGACTACCTCAAATTCCTGGTCGCCGAGGTCCGCTAG
- a CDS encoding DUF370 domain-containing protein, with translation MELKLINIGFGNIVSANRVVAIVSPESAPIKRIVQDARDAGRLVDATYGRRTRAVIITDSDHVVLSSIQPETVAHRFVSARAEDNRLAGEDD, from the coding sequence TTGGAACTCAAACTGATCAACATCGGCTTTGGCAACATCGTCTCGGCCAATCGGGTGGTTGCCATTGTCAGTCCCGAATCCGCGCCGATCAAGCGGATTGTGCAGGATGCCAGGGATGCCGGCCGTCTGGTTGACGCCACTTACGGTCGACGGACCCGCGCGGTGATCATCACGGACAGTGACCACGTGGTGCTCTCGTCCATCCAGCCGGAGACGGTGGCCCATCGCTTCGTCAGTGCCCGCGCGGAAGACAACCGCCTGGCCGGAGAGGATGACTGA
- the gmk gene encoding guanylate kinase: MASPSSPLSLPVLPVSSRRRGTLFIVSGPSGVGKGTIVRELLARESGIALSVSVTTRSPRPGEQEGTSYFFKSVAEFQRMVQEGELLEHAQFGRHFYGTPRAFVESRLREGQDVILEIEVQGAIQVRERAGRCVTLFVLPPSFEALATRLQQRNSESPEAVRQRLAIASRELDYLPFYDYQLVNDDLDVAVAKVQAIIAAERCRVLSVN, encoded by the coding sequence TTGGCGTCCCCTTCATCGCCACTCTCCCTGCCGGTCTTGCCCGTGTCCTCGCGTCGCCGAGGAACCTTGTTCATCGTCTCAGGACCGTCCGGCGTCGGCAAAGGCACCATCGTGCGTGAACTGCTTGCGAGAGAGAGCGGCATCGCTCTGTCGGTCTCGGTGACGACCCGCTCCCCGCGGCCAGGCGAACAAGAGGGGACGAGTTATTTCTTCAAGTCGGTGGCTGAATTTCAACGCATGGTGCAGGAAGGTGAACTGCTCGAGCATGCCCAGTTTGGACGCCATTTTTATGGCACACCACGGGCCTTTGTCGAGTCTCGTCTGCGCGAGGGGCAGGACGTCATCCTGGAAATCGAGGTTCAGGGAGCCATTCAGGTGCGCGAACGCGCCGGGCGTTGCGTCACCCTGTTCGTTCTGCCACCCTCATTCGAGGCGTTGGCCACTCGCTTGCAGCAACGCAACTCCGAGTCCCCAGAAGCCGTGCGTCAACGGCTGGCCATCGCTTCGCGGGAACTCGATTATCTGCCATTTTATGACTATCAACTGGTCAACGACGACCTGGACGTGGCCGTGGCCAAAGTCCAGGCGATCATCGCAGCAGAACGCTGTCGCGTCCTCTCTGTGAATTGA
- the rpoZ gene encoding DNA-directed RNA polymerase subunit omega: protein MSGMQDKAQELLNQADNKYQLVLTVARRAKSIKDDPMLMSSPEASKPIKLALRELADHQREQAEAAAI, encoded by the coding sequence ATGTCCGGAATGCAAGATAAGGCCCAGGAACTGCTCAACCAGGCAGACAACAAGTACCAGCTGGTGCTCACCGTGGCCCGTCGCGCCAAGTCCATCAAGGATGACCCGATGTTGATGTCTTCGCCAGAGGCCAGCAAGCCCATCAAGCTGGCGCTGCGTGAACTGGCGGACCACCAACGCGAGCAAGCGGAAGCTGCGGCGATCTAG
- the coaBC gene encoding bifunctional phosphopantothenoylcysteine decarboxylase/phosphopantothenate--cysteine ligase CoaBC, with product MPAILLGVTGGIAAYKSVDLASRLRKGGWQVHVAMTASATRFVAPLTFEAISGRPVHLDLWSSSPSSGQEGEVGVSHIDWGRDLDVFLVAPATAHTLAKLAHGLADDVVTATALATAAPLVVAPAMNPRMWSHPATQANLATLQARGVRVIPPAEGLMACGDEGAGRLQEPAAVVDWLEAFLRQRGSLRGCRVLVSAGGTREPLDPVRYIGNRSSGRMGHALAEAAARRGAAVALVTTAPALAPSGVEVVPVETALEMQAALAARFDEVDVLIMAAAVADYRVESPETSKHKKGEGGWTLNLVKNPDILASLGARKAHQLVVGFAAETGHPEQAARTKLRSKRADYIVGNDVSIAGIGFDSDQNRVLVVGDDGVVAEWPVMPKRSLAEHLWDLFQQHHTLARFR from the coding sequence TTGCCGGCCATTCTGCTAGGCGTCACGGGCGGCATTGCCGCCTACAAGAGCGTGGACCTGGCGTCGCGATTGCGCAAAGGCGGCTGGCAAGTCCACGTGGCCATGACCGCCTCTGCCACGCGCTTTGTGGCACCTTTGACCTTCGAGGCCATTTCGGGGCGGCCGGTTCATCTGGACCTTTGGTCCTCCTCGCCCTCCTCAGGCCAGGAAGGCGAGGTCGGCGTCTCCCACATCGATTGGGGTCGGGACCTGGATGTCTTTCTGGTCGCTCCTGCCACGGCTCACACGCTGGCCAAGCTGGCCCACGGGCTGGCGGACGACGTGGTGACGGCAACGGCACTCGCCACCGCGGCGCCGCTGGTGGTGGCCCCGGCCATGAACCCTCGGATGTGGTCCCATCCCGCGACCCAAGCCAATCTGGCCACCTTGCAAGCGCGCGGGGTGCGGGTGATTCCTCCGGCGGAGGGCTTGATGGCCTGTGGGGACGAGGGAGCGGGGCGCCTGCAGGAGCCCGCCGCCGTCGTCGACTGGCTGGAGGCATTCCTGCGGCAGCGCGGCTCCTTGCGTGGGTGTCGGGTGCTTGTCAGCGCTGGTGGTACCCGGGAGCCACTCGACCCTGTGCGCTATATCGGCAACCGTTCCAGCGGCCGCATGGGCCACGCCCTGGCCGAGGCGGCCGCCCGGCGTGGGGCGGCGGTGGCCCTTGTCACGACGGCTCCCGCATTGGCGCCCTCCGGCGTTGAGGTGGTGCCCGTGGAGACCGCCTTGGAGATGCAAGCGGCGCTGGCGGCGCGATTCGATGAGGTGGATGTGCTGATCATGGCCGCCGCGGTTGCCGACTATCGGGTCGAATCGCCGGAAACCAGCAAGCACAAAAAGGGGGAGGGGGGCTGGACGCTGAATCTGGTCAAGAATCCCGACATCCTGGCGAGTTTGGGGGCCCGCAAGGCCCATCAACTGGTGGTTGGGTTCGCCGCTGAGACGGGCCACCCCGAGCAGGCCGCGCGCACCAAGTTGCGCTCCAAACGGGCCGATTACATCGTGGGAAATGACGTCAGCATTGCCGGCATCGGCTTCGACAGTGACCAGAATCGGGTGCTGGTGGTCGGAGACGATGGGGTGGTGGCGGAATGGCCCGTGATGCCCAAACGTTCGCTCGCCGAGCACCTGTGGGACCTGTTCCAGCAGCATCACACCCTGGCCCGTTTCCGTTGA
- a CDS encoding polyprenyl synthetase family protein: MLQRKLRLYAAAPLWVVPELPRRMADWLGLSEDLGGELATLAFLYHCAADVIDDAQDGELASIPAWEGGDWPDAVTVGLFLLSLHSAQLAALNVSPSARVACVLAFGRAGLALSRGQHLDLRAHPEADWGEADVLAVGDLKAGGALGVLTELAPLAAGLSETAHWRALGVAAGRFFQLASDLEAYLKPAPHADLAWAKLTLPLLAARQFDPVLATVWSAGLPLDVEHQERLRLAVCQSGGLTYAKWRLEVLHRELTMDLAKFGDDALSALLAPVWATALGVVEPAPV; the protein is encoded by the coding sequence GTGCTTCAGCGCAAATTGCGCTTGTATGCCGCAGCGCCGCTGTGGGTTGTGCCCGAGTTGCCTCGGCGGATGGCCGACTGGTTGGGGCTCTCAGAGGATTTGGGGGGGGAGCTGGCGACTCTGGCCTTCCTCTATCACTGTGCGGCTGATGTGATCGATGACGCACAGGATGGCGAGTTGGCCTCGATTCCGGCCTGGGAAGGTGGCGATTGGCCGGATGCCGTGACCGTGGGCTTGTTTCTACTGTCGTTGCACAGCGCTCAATTGGCGGCCCTGAACGTTTCCCCCAGCGCGCGCGTGGCCTGTGTGCTGGCTTTCGGGCGAGCTGGCCTGGCGCTCAGTCGGGGCCAGCACCTGGACCTCAGAGCGCATCCAGAAGCGGATTGGGGGGAAGCAGACGTGTTGGCCGTTGGAGACCTGAAGGCGGGGGGCGCGCTGGGAGTCCTGACGGAGCTGGCCCCGCTGGCGGCTGGTCTCAGCGAAACGGCCCACTGGCGGGCGCTTGGTGTGGCGGCGGGACGTTTCTTTCAATTGGCCAGCGACCTCGAGGCCTATCTCAAGCCCGCGCCGCATGCCGACCTGGCTTGGGCGAAGCTGACCCTGCCGTTGCTGGCCGCTCGTCAATTTGATCCGGTTCTGGCGACCGTGTGGTCGGCGGGTTTACCGCTCGATGTGGAGCATCAGGAACGCCTGCGCCTGGCTGTATGTCAATCCGGCGGGCTCACCTATGCGAAATGGCGCCTGGAGGTCTTGCATCGAGAGCTGACGATGGACCTGGCCAAGTTTGGAGATGACGCCTTGTCAGCGCTACTGGCGCCCGTCTGGGCCACGGCTTTGGGCGTGGTCGAACCTGCCCCCGTATGA
- a CDS encoding SpoIIE family protein phosphatase, whose translation MTRDGEASGAIHRRLLGRLGLLVCACVFFALWGSVLLRLVAGIGEPDAGFRVNRVATVWITNEPYTRGVRAGLRPGDQVVAVQGVPIPDGPDFLRQVSSLGNQKSARYTVLRGDQTLQFEVAVVPLGGLDCLGIYGVRAFLALAMAVMGLAAAWLRPDNPAARANLVFCLGWACYALLDIDFERTYTWHPLWYYASVFLYASGALSLALNFPQPLQVRESRARLQVLPYGLAAALFLWVAGAFWQGGIGLAAVELAEQIGTIWANGVLAIGLALFLWRLRHASVGRERAQLQVLLLGVALAYLPYALLVNLPLLLTGQPPAPAILLGASSLFALFPLSVSYAIAKHGLFDIEIIVKRTTTYALVTSALFGGYFALAAGVRWLALRLGLQGSDWENALVTAVIVVLFVPVRDALARMVDRLFFRVPYDFRAVVARVHALSRETLDLDVLKSDFLNILDAALAPRYSYILTREAAGDMLVAQGPAAVRGQAPFAELLVHVGDELLQRAGLHRDFSYVPGSGKTSPTSMLAALGPHERIPLLVGDEVVGLVVLGPRRSDKEYASEDRDLLAAIRLPLAAAIKTASLVEDRLFKERVAQDLRRAREVQQAMLPAELPDVPGYGFAARSEACYEASGDYYDCLALPDGRVALAIADVAGKGFAAALATAMLKSCLLNQTQQDPGVMPTLSALNRLLVSVTAHASVKSFTSCAYALLEPSSGLVQFACAGHFPPLHWQARTGRVLEPAISGSFPLGVRSSLTCTSHALHLEPGDALVFYTDGITEATAPSSHHSGELEFYEVERVKTVVATHGGESASSLLEAIYRDVRAFTAGDALSDDMTLLVVKWHGAEANGLAERS comes from the coding sequence ATGACGCGCGACGGTGAGGCTTCCGGGGCTATCCACCGTCGCCTCCTGGGGCGTCTGGGCTTGCTCGTCTGCGCGTGCGTGTTTTTCGCTCTCTGGGGCTCGGTCTTGCTTCGCCTGGTGGCCGGGATTGGTGAACCTGATGCGGGCTTTCGGGTCAACCGGGTGGCGACCGTGTGGATCACCAATGAGCCTTACACGCGGGGAGTCCGGGCCGGCTTGCGGCCAGGCGATCAGGTGGTGGCCGTGCAGGGCGTTCCCATCCCCGATGGCCCCGATTTTCTGCGGCAGGTGAGTTCACTCGGGAACCAGAAAAGCGCCCGCTACACGGTGCTTCGTGGGGACCAGACACTTCAGTTCGAGGTGGCTGTTGTCCCCCTCGGGGGGTTGGACTGTCTGGGCATTTACGGTGTGCGTGCCTTTCTGGCTCTGGCCATGGCCGTCATGGGGCTGGCCGCTGCCTGGCTTCGGCCAGACAACCCAGCCGCTCGTGCCAATCTGGTTTTCTGTCTTGGCTGGGCCTGCTATGCCCTTCTGGATATCGATTTCGAGCGAACTTACACGTGGCATCCCCTCTGGTATTACGCCAGCGTCTTCCTCTATGCCAGTGGCGCGCTGAGTCTGGCGCTCAACTTTCCCCAGCCCCTTCAAGTCAGGGAGTCGCGCGCGCGACTCCAAGTCTTGCCCTATGGGCTGGCGGCTGCGTTGTTTCTGTGGGTTGCAGGGGCTTTCTGGCAGGGGGGGATTGGCCTGGCCGCCGTGGAACTTGCCGAGCAAATCGGAACCATCTGGGCCAATGGGGTCCTTGCCATCGGTCTGGCCCTTTTCCTGTGGCGTCTGCGCCACGCCAGCGTGGGGCGCGAGAGGGCACAGTTACAGGTCTTGCTTTTGGGGGTCGCGCTGGCCTACCTGCCCTATGCCTTGCTGGTCAACTTGCCCCTCTTACTGACGGGGCAACCTCCTGCGCCCGCCATTCTTCTGGGGGCGTCGTCGCTCTTTGCCTTGTTTCCCCTGAGCGTCAGTTACGCCATCGCCAAGCACGGCTTGTTCGACATCGAGATCATCGTCAAGCGGACGACCACGTATGCCTTGGTGACGTCAGCGTTGTTCGGGGGCTACTTTGCTCTGGCTGCTGGGGTGCGTTGGCTGGCTCTCCGCTTGGGTTTGCAGGGGTCGGATTGGGAAAATGCGCTGGTCACAGCCGTCATCGTGGTGTTGTTTGTGCCGGTCCGGGATGCGCTCGCTCGCATGGTGGACCGGCTCTTCTTTCGCGTGCCTTACGACTTTCGCGCGGTGGTTGCCCGAGTCCACGCGCTGTCTCGGGAAACCCTCGACCTCGATGTCCTGAAATCCGACTTTTTGAACATCCTTGATGCGGCCTTGGCTCCCCGCTACAGTTACATCCTGACGCGCGAGGCAGCCGGAGACATGCTGGTGGCTCAGGGCCCGGCAGCGGTTCGAGGGCAGGCGCCGTTTGCCGAACTGCTGGTGCACGTGGGGGACGAACTGCTCCAGCGCGCAGGCCTGCATCGAGACTTTTCCTATGTCCCTGGGTCTGGCAAGACCAGTCCCACCTCGATGTTGGCGGCGCTCGGCCCCCACGAGCGGATTCCCCTGCTGGTGGGAGACGAGGTGGTGGGCCTCGTGGTGTTGGGCCCTCGGCGCTCCGACAAGGAATATGCCTCCGAGGATCGAGACCTTCTAGCGGCCATCCGTTTACCGTTGGCGGCCGCCATCAAGACGGCATCGCTGGTCGAGGACCGTCTCTTCAAGGAACGCGTCGCGCAGGACCTCCGTCGGGCACGGGAGGTGCAACAGGCGATGCTGCCGGCAGAATTGCCTGACGTGCCAGGCTATGGGTTTGCCGCCCGCTCGGAGGCTTGCTACGAAGCCTCTGGAGATTACTACGATTGCCTGGCGTTGCCGGATGGCCGCGTCGCCCTGGCGATCGCGGACGTGGCGGGAAAAGGCTTTGCCGCGGCGTTGGCCACGGCGATGTTGAAATCCTGCTTGCTCAACCAGACCCAGCAGGACCCCGGCGTCATGCCCACGCTGTCCGCCTTGAATCGCTTGTTGGTGTCGGTCACCGCTCACGCCTCCGTGAAGTCGTTTACCAGTTGCGCCTACGCGTTGCTGGAGCCTTCCTCCGGACTTGTTCAATTCGCCTGCGCCGGCCATTTTCCCCCGCTGCACTGGCAGGCGCGCACCGGCAGGGTGCTGGAACCAGCGATCTCAGGTAGTTTTCCGCTCGGAGTCAGATCGTCCTTGACCTGCACCAGCCATGCCCTCCATCTGGAACCCGGCGACGCGCTGGTGTTTTACACCGATGGCATCACCGAGGCCACGGCGCCTTCCTCCCACCATTCCGGAGAGCTCGAATTTTACGAAGTCGAGAGGGTCAAGACCGTCGTGGCGACTCACGGCGGCGAATCGGCTTCGTCGTTGCTGGAAGCCATTTACCGCGATGTGAGGGCATTTACCGCAGGGGACGCCTTGAGCGACGACATGACCCTCCTCGTCGTCAAGTGGCACGGGGCAGAGGCCAACGGCCTGGCTGAACGGTCCTGA
- a CDS encoding tetratricopeptide repeat protein, translating to MFNKYLKTILNGGIPEQEIRPREDGLAAYEAGEFQRAHPLLLKALETDPFAVDVLLALGRIDMSSEQFEKAEAWLKRAHDVDVRHALVNYLLGELAVRQERLPEAAGYFTRAVQSDPDYTDAYIRLGMVHQQAQRGDEAIKAFERAIFLDRSAVVARFHLAEVCVAQGDVRRALTQLHLVKEIHGDYPPIFVLQGEIQFGLGDFRQAVLEFERAIALGIDHADIQAHLSQAHAHLGNREAALQAALRSLEHDPARHALRLQVAEWLEQTHRLAQARAHYASLAETEPHAAHAQEALLRLDERLAQIAASMAGNDDAEGLH from the coding sequence GTGTTCAACAAATACCTCAAAACAATCCTGAACGGGGGGATCCCGGAGCAGGAAATTCGCCCCCGCGAAGATGGGCTGGCAGCCTATGAGGCTGGCGAGTTCCAGCGCGCGCACCCTTTGCTGCTCAAGGCCCTCGAGACTGACCCCTTTGCAGTGGACGTTCTCCTCGCATTGGGACGCATTGACATGAGCAGTGAGCAGTTCGAGAAAGCCGAGGCGTGGCTCAAACGAGCTCACGACGTCGACGTGAGACACGCACTCGTCAATTATCTACTGGGTGAACTGGCCGTGCGACAGGAGCGGTTGCCGGAAGCGGCGGGATACTTCACCAGGGCTGTTCAGAGCGACCCGGACTACACGGATGCCTACATTCGCCTCGGCATGGTGCATCAACAGGCCCAACGCGGCGACGAGGCGATCAAGGCGTTCGAGCGCGCCATCTTCCTGGACCGTTCTGCGGTGGTGGCCCGCTTTCACCTCGCAGAGGTTTGCGTGGCCCAAGGGGACGTGCGTCGAGCCCTGACCCAACTCCACCTGGTGAAGGAGATTCACGGGGATTACCCTCCGATCTTTGTCCTGCAGGGAGAGATTCAGTTCGGGCTGGGAGACTTCCGCCAGGCGGTCCTGGAATTCGAACGCGCCATCGCCCTGGGCATCGACCACGCCGACATTCAAGCGCACCTCTCGCAAGCCCACGCTCACCTGGGCAACCGGGAGGCGGCCTTGCAAGCGGCGCTGCGAAGTCTTGAACACGACCCGGCCCGCCACGCCCTCCGCCTTCAAGTCGCCGAATGGCTCGAGCAGACCCACCGGCTCGCGCAGGCGCGGGCGCACTATGCCAGCTTGGCAGAGACGGAGCCTCACGCGGCACACGCCCAAGAAGCCCTGCTGCGACTGGATGAACGCCTGGCTCAGATCGCAGCCAGCATGGCCGGGAACGATGACGCGGAGGGCCTCCACTGA